Below is a window of Candidatus Blochmanniella vafra str. BVAF DNA.
CAAGATTTTTTATCAACGTTTCGTCAAGAGGTTTAACAAATCTCATATCTACTAATGTAGCATTTAATTGTAATGCTACATTGTATGCAGCTTTTAACAAAGCTCCAAAATTAAGAATAGCAATGTGTTGTCCATGATGGCGTATAATTCCTTTATTTAATGGTATTGAGTATAATTGTTTGATATTATTATCATTAGGTATATTGTTATTAGTGGTATATTCTTTAGGATACCGTACAATACTAGGCCCTTTTTGATATAGGTATCCTGTATTTAACATTAATTTGCATTCATATGCATCACTTGGTGTCATGATAATAGTATTAGGAATGCAACGTAGATACGATAAATCAAAGGCTCCTTGATGAGTTTGCCCGTCTGCCCCTACGATTCCTCCTCTATCTATAGCAAATAATACTGGTAATTTTTGAATTGCTATATCATGAATAAATTGATCATAAGCTCTTTGTAAGAACGTTGAATAAATAGCAACTACAGGTTTATATCCTGCAATAGCTAGCCCAGCTGCAAAAGTTACAGCATGTTGTTCAGCAATAGCAACATCAAAGTATTGTTTTGGATATTTTTTGGAAAATTTACTCATTCCGGAACCTTCTCTCATAGCTGGTGTAATCCCTATAATTTTATTATCTTGTGTTGCAATTTGACATAACCATTCTCCAAATACTTCAGAATAGGTAATATTTTTTTTAATATTATGTTGATTAGTAGGTATAATTCCACTATTTAAATTGAATTTAGGCACAGCATGCCATTTGATTGGATCTTTTTCTGCAGGTTTATATCCATACCCTTTTTTAGTAATGATGTGTAAAAATTGAGGTCCTTTTTTAGTATTACGTATGTTTCTTAAATTATGTATTAATTTGTATACATTGTGTCCATCTATAGGACCAATACAATTAAAACCAAGATTTTTAAATAATTCCATAGCAATAGTGAAATTATTTTCTTCATGATTGATAAAAATATTTCTGCATAATTTTTTAATATTGGATGTGATATTTAAATATTTTTTTTTTTAGTTTTACAGGAAGAAGTATGTAATGCTCCTACATTTTCTGAAATAGACATATCATTGTCATTTAGAATAATTAGCAAATTAGTCGATTTAACTGTTCCAGCATGATTTATTGCTTCAAAAGCCATACCAGCAGTTAATGCTCCATCGCCTATTATACATACTGTATGTCGATTTAACATTTCTCGTTCTGCAGCAATAGCTAATCCTAACCCTGCACTAATTGAAGTAGAAGAATGCCCCACTGATAATACATCATATTTACTTTCATCTCTGCAAGGAAATGGATGCAGTCCATTACGTTGTCGGATACTGTAGATACGTTTCTTTCGACCTGTTAGTATTTTATGGGGATAGGATTGGTGTCCTACGTCCCAAATAAGATAATCAAAAGGAGTGTTATATACATAATGTAATGCTACTGTGAGCTCAACGACTCCTAGTCCAGATGCAAAATGTCCACTAGATTTACTTACACTATTTAATAGAAATTGTCTTAATTCATTACATAATTTGTTTAATTTATTTTCAGGTAATTGACGTAATTCTTCAGGAGTATTAATAAATTCTAGTATAGAGTATATGTTAGAATCATCATTTATCATATGCATATGTTTTGTAGTTGAAGTGTGGTATAAATTATTTAGTTTTTTGCTATTGTAAAATATATTCTATAAATTTGAATAGAACATTGCTATTATATTTAAATTTATTGGTACATTCTAATTTGTAATAAAGTTTGTTTTATATATGATTTACATCATAAATTAATTTGATTTTAATTATAGTAATAATTGTGTACATTACATAATGTTTTTTTACTTTTAAAATTCAATTTATAGCTTGTGTAAGAATACTAATAATAATTTCGTATAGATTATGTTGAATATAATTTATAAAAGAATAGATTTTATTTTAATTAATAATAACATTAGAGATAAGTTATTAACAGAATATTATTTCAAATAATTAAAATAAGGCAATGTTTAAATTTTATTTATGTGTTACATATATTTTCGTGCTTGGATGATATATAGACATATTTAATTTGTTTTTAAATTACATTATTATAATTAATTGATTTTTAAAATAAAAAGAGATGTATCTTAATTTATCATGATAATTTTATTATTTTTTTATTTTAATTTATTTTTTTTAGAAGAAATTTTTAGGGTATTAACAATCTGCATGATACATTAACGCTTTGTGATTAATAATATTTTTATTCACAAAATTAAGAAATGTATTTAAATAAATTTTAGGTAAGCGTTATTAAAAAGATTTATGAAAATTATTATTAAATTTTCGCCTGAAATCATTATAAAAAGTCGTTCTGTACGAGTTTTTTTTATAAATGTTCTTGTAAAAAATATAAAAAAAGTTTTAAAACAATATAATACATTGGCTTTATTGAGAGTGCATTGGGATAATATTGAAATACAATCTGAATGTGGAAGTTATTTAGAAATTTCTAAAATATTAGTCAATGTTCCTGGAATTCATTCCGTGTTATGGGTTCACGATAGTATTATTAACTCTTTAGAAGATATTTATAATCAGGTTATACGTACAAAATATTATACTCAATTGTTAGGAAAAACTTTTTGTGTTCGGGTAAAGCGTCGAGGTAATCATATTGTTACTTCTCAAGACGTTGAACGTTATATAGGAAGTAGATTACATGAAAGTATCAACGATACTTCTGTTAATTTAGTTAACCCTGAGGTAACTATATATTTAAATATTCGGGATAGTTTTTTATTTATAGTTCTTGAACGTTTTAAGGGATTAGGAGGATTTCCTGTTGGAACTCAACAAGAGTCTTTATCTTTAATTTCTGGAGGATTTGATTCTACTGTTGCTAGTTATATGTTAATTCGTCGAGGGTGTAAAGTACATTATTGTTTTTTTAATTTAATTGGTAATATTACGCACACTATTGAAGTTTATAAAATAATATCTTATTTATGGAATAAATTCAGTGGGTCACATAAGGTGAAATTAATTTCTGTTGATTTTTCAATAGTAGTAAAAGAATTATTTATGAAAATAAAAAACAATTATATAGGAATTATACTAAAACGTATGATGATTAGAGCTGCGTCTACTTTAGCGTCTCATTACAAAATTAAATCATTGGTTACAGGAGAATCATTAGGTCAGGTTTCTAGCCAAACGTTAGACAACTTAATTTTAATTAATAATGTTGTATCTTCTTCTGATTGCATAGTATTCAGACCTTTAATCGTTCATGATAAAGAATCAATTATTAAATTAGCTCGTCAAATTGGCACAGAAGAACTGTCTAGAACTATTCCAGAATATTGTGGTTTAATTTCAAAAAGGTCTTGTGCGAAAGCAAAAAAAAAGGCTATTGAATTAGAAGAAGGTAATTTTAATTTTTCAATATTAGATAAAGCTATATCTCAAGCTCATATAATAAATGTAAATAATATTCTTCAATATATAGAAGATATTCGTGCTATCAAAATAGAAACTCAAACAGAGTTAAACTCCCAAGATATAATAGTAGATATTCGATCAGAATATGAACAACAGAGGAATCCTATTAATATTCCACTTGATATTAAAATAAAAAAGATACCTTTTTATAAATTAAAGGATCAATTTCCAAAGCTTGATCAAAATAAGATATATCTATTGTATTGTGATCAAGGCATAATGAGTCGTCTACAAGCAATTCATTTATTGCAACAAGGTTTTCATAATGTAAAAGTATATCGTAGTAATTTGTTGCTTGTTAATACAAAAATTAATAGGTGAAATTATTGGGTATGAGTTATATATTATGTATGAAGCATGTATTGTTGTGTAGGAATAATGTTGATGTATACATAAATATACGAAACATACACATAAAATGCTCAAAAAATTGGTTTATATTCAAAACATACGTATAATGTGATTATAGGTGTAAATAAAATTTATAATTTATAATGTATAATGATATTAAGTAAGGTGATAATAAATGTTGTAAACAGTATTGATTGTATTCCGTATACTTCTAACAATAGACCACCTGTAACTCCTCCTAATCCTACTCCTAAAAATTGTCCGATAGAATAAATACTGATAGAAGTTCCTTGGTATTTAGAAGGTGATTTTTTACTAATTAAATCAGGTAAAATTGATTCTATCAAATTAAATGCTATAAAGAACAGTAGTATACCAACTAATAATAACCATAAGCTTTTTATAGCAATGAGCATTATGAATTCAGATAAAGCTAGAATATGTATAGATATAGTTAATATTTTGCTTTTATTTATTCTTGTATGCATGTAAAAAAGATATGGCAATAAAATTAGTATAGAAATTAATATGATAATAGCATACGTTCTATGATATGTATTAGGTATACATCCTAATGCAGTCATGATTTTTGGCCAAATAACAAAATTTAATATTAGAACGGTATGTAAGGAAAAAATATGAAAATTTAATTTTAATAATTCTGAGTTAGTAAGAATAATTTTAATATTATTTAATATATCTCTTAAATTTATATTATGATCTAAATTATTAGATGATGAATCTTTTTTGGGTATTAAACAAAAAGCCAATATTATAGTAAATCCTGTAATTAGAGTGATAATTTGAAATAATCCATGTAATCCGATAGTGTTTGCAATACAAGGTCCAATAATTATGGAACCTGTAAAGGTTATACCAAAACTTATTCCTAGGATAGCCATAGCTTGAGTTCTATTATGTTCTTGTATTGATTCTAATAATAAAGTTATAATAACACTTCCTATTGCTCCAATACCTTGTAATGCTCTACCAATAATGAGCCCCCAAATCTCATTTGTTATTGCTGCTATTTCACTGCCTACAGCAGCTATTATCAGTCCAATGATAATCATAGGTTTTCTTCCAATTTGATCGGACATTAAACCAAAGGGTAATTGAAAAATTATTTGCATAATCCCGTATATTCCTATTGAGATTCCTACTAAATATTCATAGGATCCGTTTAAGGATATTGCGTAAATAGGTAATATTGGTAATACCATAAATATTCCTGACATACGTAATGCAAATATCATACTTAATATACACGTTAAGCGTAATTCAGTACTAGTTATTTGGATGTTATGTAACATAAACATTATGTTAGCTTAATTAAGCTATAATTGATATTTTTATGTTATTAAAAATCATATTTTTAAGTAATTAAAATTAAGAATATATTTTTTGTTATTATTATGTAATCCAATTCTTATTAATTTTTTATAATTAAGATAAAATGCATTATTTTTAATCACGAAGTTAAATTATACTATTTACCATATGCTACGACAAATTTTTACATCTAATGATAACATAAGATTTAGAAGTATTATGATAATAATTGATAGAATAAACATTTTCTTTGCCCATACAGAATCATTATTAATATATTTATATTTATACCATCCTGTGTATAACCAAAATAAATTAAAAATGCTAATTATACATAAAAATATATAACTAGTGTAACCTTTCACAGTTAATAATATTGTAGATAAACAAAATCCTAGAATACCTGTAAGAATATGTATTCTAGTTATATGCATCCCTTTTTTTATAAAAAAGGTTGGAATTAAAGCATTTTTATAGTCGATATGTCTGAAAATAGTTATCGAATAAGAATGTGGAATTTGCCAGAAACTAAAAATCATTAACAATATTAAAGCTCCGCAATCAAATGTATTGGTTACGGTACAATATCCAATTACTGGAGGCATTGCTCCAGATAGACTGCCTGCGATCATACCATAACTTGATTTGCGTTTCATGTATAAACTATATAAAACTACATAAATAATAAATCCTATTGCCGATAAAAAAATAGTATAGAAATTTTTTATATTATAAAGTAATAAAAATCCTGAAATGTTTAGTATTAATGCATAAAATATACTATTTTTTATTGAAAGTATTTTTTTTTGTTGAGCTAATATTCGAGTATTTGTTCTCATCATAATCGCATCAATGTCTCGATCAATAATATTATTTAGAACACAACTAGAAGCGATTACCAAAGCTAATCCAATAATCATATTGATTAATATCATGTAGTTGATATGTTGTTCTTGGGATGCCATTAAAAATCCTCCTATAGAGGACATTATATTTCCTATCACAATACCTGGTTTTATTAAAGAAAAATAATATTGAATAATCATATTGTTTAATATATGAAGTATATTATCTGCATTATTTTACATCATTAAGTTATGATGTAAATGAGTCATTATCCATACGCTACCTAATACAAGAATAAATACAATAAATATTGTAAATATTAAAGATGTAATAATCCATTTTCGATCAGATATGTGTATCAAGTGCAAAAAGTAAACTAGATGAATATAAATTTGAATTAATGCGCAAGATATAGTTATAATTAGGAGTATTTTTTTATCAAAAATATTATATTGAATAGTATAGAAAGGAATTATTGTTAAAATCAAAGATAATACAAACCCAATGAAATATGAGGTATTTGAATTATTATTATTCATATAATTATAAAATTCCTATCAGATATACTATAGTGAATACACATATCCATACAATATCTAGAAAATGCCAGAACAAACTTAGACATTGTAATCGAATTAGATTAGTTTGTGTCAGTCCATTTAAGGTTAGTTGTATAATCATAATAATAATCCAAATTAAACCTACTATCACATGAATTCCATGTGTACCTATTAATATAAAAAATGATGAAAAGAATGCATTGTAACATGGGGTATATCCATGATGAATTAGATGGAAAAATTCATAGATTTCTAGTATAATAAAACATAACCCTAATAATTCGGTTATGCAAATCCATTGCATAAATTTTTGCGCCCAAGTTTTATTTATATAAAACATACTTTTACAGCAAGCAAGACTACTTAATAACAAAAGTACTGTTTCTGAAAAAATAAAATTTAAATTGAAAATACTGTTATTATGATCGTCAAACACCGTTATATTTAAATGCTTACTTAATACTATATGCATAGCAAACAAACTAGCAAATAGAATACAATCACTCATTATATACAACCAAAAACCAAATATTACTCTTTTATTTATATCAAACTGAAGAGTTGTGTTTATTGTGTGCATGTTCAATTTCTTTAATTATATTTGAAGGGACATAATACTCAGTATTATTATTAAATGTATGCGCTATCCATATTCCTATTATTCCAAATAAACTTAATATCGATAACCACCATATGTACCAAATCATGCTAAATCCAAATAGCAGACTAAAAAAAGCGATTAAGATTCCATCATGTGTATTTTTAGGCATATGTATAGGTTCGTATGTTTTATTTTTACAAAGTGTAACATTTTTTCGATTTTCTATATACCAGAATACATTGCGATTATTATTAATAATTGGAATATGTGCAAAGTTATAAAAAGGAGGGGGAGAAGAGGTAGCCCATTCTAATGTAGATCCGTTCCAAGGGTCTGAGTTGTCATGATAATTATTATATTTGTCTCGATTAAATACGCTAATTATTATTTGAATACATTGACATAGGATTCCTAATCCAATTAGGAATGTCCCTATTGCTGCTGTTATTAACATGGGGGAAAATATAGTATCAATATTTTGACTTAAACGTCTAGTCATACCCATAAATCCTAAAATATATAAAGGCATAAATGCTATATAAAAACCAATTATCCAGAGCCAAAAGGCACATTTGCCCCAATTTTCGTGTAAAGTATACCCAAAAGCTTTTGGGAACCAATACGACATCCCAGCAAAGCAACCAAATAATACTCCTCCAATAATAACATTATGAAAATGAGCAACTAAAAATAGACTGTTATGCAGTAAAAAGTCAATTCCAGGTATTGCTAGCAACACTCCTGTCATACCTCCTATTGAAAAAGTAATAATAAATCCTATTGCCCACAACATCGGGGTTTTAAAAATTATTTTTCCTTGATACATGGTGAATAACCAATTAAATACCTTTACTCCCGTAGGGATTGCAATAATCATAGTCATAATTCCAAAAAAAGCATTTACATTGGATCCGGCTCCCATGGTAAAAAAATGATGTAACCATACACAAAAAGATAAAGCAGTAATAGCAATGGTAGCCCATATTAAAGTTGTGTATCCAAATATTTTTTTTTGAGAGAAAGTAGAAACAATTTCCGAAAATATTCCAAATGCAGGTAGTGCTAAAATATAAACTTCAGGATGTCCCCATGCCCAAAATAAATTGATATACATCATCATATTACCACCGAGATCATTAGTAAAAAAATGAGTTCCTAAATAACGATCAAAAGTTAGTAATGCAATTGTTACAGTAAGAATAGGAAACGCTACAATAATTAATGCATTTGTACATAATGCTGTCCAAGTAAATACTGGAATTTTCATCATGGACATACCTGGGGCTCTCATATATAAAATAGTAGTAAAAAAATTTATGCCAGTTAAAGTAGTACCAATTCCAGAGATTTGAATGCTCCATATCCAATAATCTACTCCAACATCAGGACTATATTCTTTACTTGATAATGGTGGATAAGCTGCCCATCCAGTTTGGGCAAATTCCCCTATTCCTAAAGATAAATTAATTAATATAACTCCAACCATAAATAACCAAAAACTTAAAGAATTAAGAAATGGAAAAGCTACATCCCTAGCTCCAATTTGTAGCGGAACTATTATATTCATTAAGCCTATTACAAATGGAGTTGCCATAAATATAATCATGATTACCCCGTGAGCTGTAACTACTTGATCATAATGATGTACAGAAAGAAACTCAGATAGTCCAAGAGATGAGAGTGCTTGTTGAGTGCGCATCATAATTGCATCAGCAAAACCCCGTAAGAACATGATACATGATACCATGACATACATTATACCAATTTTTTTATGATCCACAGAGGTAAGCCATTCATTCCATAAATACGTCCATTTTTTATAGTAAGTAACAGTACCTATCACCAAAGTGCTAAAAATAAAAACTACAGCTATTGTTGACATAATAATTGGATCATGATATGGAATGGAATGTATCGTTAACTTTCCGAGCATTATATATACCTTTTTTATTTAGAAGAATTTTAATTACTTACAGTTGTCAGTCAGTGTATAGAATTTAAAAGTTATATTTTTTATTGTTAATGTTTAAATTTATTGATAACACTATCAAATAAATTAGGTTGTATATTAGAAAAATAAGTAATGGAATCAAACATACTAGGTTTTGCTAATTTTTCATAAGCATTCATGTTATTAAGATGATGTATGGATCTTTGAGCTTTCTGTACCCATTGGGTAAATTCTTTTTTGTTGTTTGTAGCAATTACTATAAATTTCATTCCTGAGAATCCTTGTCCGCTAAAATTTGAAGAAATTCCTTTATATTTGCCAGGTTTATTAGCAATTAAATTTAGTTGTGTTTGCATACCAGCCATAGCATAAATTTGACTACCTAGTTGAGGAATAAAAAAAGAGTTCATTACTGAATTAGAAGTAATATTAAAACGTATTGGAACATTTGCTGGGAAAACAAGTTCATTAATAATTGCTATGTTATGTTGAGGATAAATGAAAAGCCATTTCCAATTTAATGCAATAACATTTACAATAATAGGATCAACTATTTTTGAATCCAAATAAATAGGATTTTTTGGATCTAATTTGTGTGTTGAATGCCATGTTAATATACTTAATATAATAATTATTATTATTGGAATAATCCATGTGGCGTATTCTATTTTTTTAGACTCAATCCAATTGGGATTGTATTTAGTATGGGTATTATTTGTTGCACGGTATTTTATGGTAAACAATAGAGTCATTATGATTACAGGAATTACTATGATAAGCATCATACCAAAAGCAATGATTATTAAAGAACGTTCTTCTAGCCCTATGGAACCTTTAGGGTGCATTAGCACTAAATGATCACATCCATTTAATAGGATTATTGAACTATATATAAAAAAAAAGGTACATTTTTTTATATATTTATTTGTAAGAATGTTCATATCTTAACAATTGTTTAAAATCTCATGTGTTCATTTTACTTTAAAAATTTAATACTGTAAATAAGTAACTATATTTTGTATAGAACTAAAATATATATATTTTTTTTATTGAAAAATTGAAATTACATGTAGTTTTTACTATATATAGTTTTTTTCAATGGTAAGTTACTATTTTATATATTAAATGATTATATATGAAGATATAAGTTGATTTTAATCATATTAAAATAGGTTTATTTTGAAAATATTTAAGTTTATAAATTTTAATATAAAAATTGGTATAATATTTATTTGAAAAAGATTTGTATATATTCGTATTATAACAGGTTTATTTTATTGACAATAATTTTATGTAATCAACTGTTTATTTATTTTGATATAAAAATTTATATTTTATGTGCTTTATGATAAGAGAAGTAAATGATAAAGATATTGGTGTTTTTAAAAAATTATAGAATTTGTATAAATATAATATTTTTAGCTCATGTGTTATTATTGATAATAATAAAATTAAATTCGAATTTTTATTAGATGTATATGAGTAATTAATACGCTAGTATTTTATAATATGATTGTGAAAGTAAATTTAGTAAGTTTGTGGAAAGAAAATATTAAAAATTTATTTTTAATAATACATCACAATATTTATTGATAATTAAGAAATATGAAAATATATATCGAAACATACGATGTAAAATCAATTACAAATTTTATGTTTTATATTTTTTTATGTATAAAATTGCACGATGTAATTGTTGTTGATAATGAGTATGATTAAATGCTGATTTTTTATATTTTTATTAAAAATAGCATGATGTAATGCATAGATATTAAATTAACATTTATACACTAAATAATAATATTTATACATAATTAGTTAATTAATATATTCTTATTTTGTTATGTAATAATAGTAATATGTTATAGTTATATAATTAAATACAGTGCTGGTATGATTTTTTTTGATGTTTTTATAAATTTCTATTTTTACTATATCATAATAATAAAATGATTCAAGATATCAGTAATTCTTTTTTTATATTTTATTTTAGTAGGATAAAAGATATATTAATTTATAGGAGAATATATGAAGGAAATTAGGTGGATATATGGTGGCAATACTACTCTTCAAAATTTGAATTATAACATGGGGATAATTCCTATAGTTATTGAACAAACTGCTCGAGGAGAACGTGCATATGATATTTTTTCTTTATTATTAAAAGAACGAATTATTTTTATAACAGATACCATAGAGAATCATACCGCTAATTCTATTGTAGCTCAGATGATGTTTTTAGAATCAGAGAATCCTACGAAGGATATTCATTTATATATTAATTCTCCTGGAGGGTTAATTACTGCTGGAATGTCTATATATGACACTATTCAATTTATAAAACCTGATGTTAGCACTTATTGTATGGGGCAAGCTGCTTCAATGGGGGCTTTTTTGTTAGCTGCTGGAGCTAAAGGAAAAAGGTTTTGTTTACCAAATGCGCGTGTAATGATTCATCAACCATTAGGTTCTTTTCAAGGACAAGCTACTGACATTGCTATTCATACTAAAGAAATATTACAGGTTAAAAACAATATAAACAAATTAATAGCGAAACATACAGGGAAATCTATTGATATAGTTATCAAAGACATGGAAAGGGATTGTTTTTTATCTGCTGATGAGGCTATGGATTATGGATTAGTAGATTGTGTCTTGAGTAAACGAATTCCATAAAATATTTTATGTTCTTATTTATTGATTGGGATTGAGGTAAATATATATAAGTTCATTTAAATTAGTGTACTCAATTTTAGTATATTATTTATTGGTTAGTCTATAATTTTTTGAGAGAATAATAATTGTTGATTTATATAATTTATAGTTTTACAATTTTAATATAGGTAATTAAAAAATTATGCATGATAATCATGATCATCATTCAAAAGAGGCATTATATTGTTCATTTTGTGGAAAAAATCAATTACAAGTGTTGAGGTTAATTAGTGGAGTATCAGCGTCAATTTGTAATACATGTATTGATTTATGCAACAATATTATTAGTCGAGAATTACAGAGTAATTCAGTTGTGGTACATAATGAGAATATAGAAAAATTTTTTACTCCTCGTGATATAGGTAATTATTTAGATAGTTATATTATTGGTCAAGAATGTGCTAAAAAAATATTATCAGTAGCAATATATAATCATTATAAACGATTAAAATATCAAAATCAGAAGTTTGATAAGAATGCTAATAAAATAAACGATAATTATGGTGGTGATATAGAATTATTTAAAAGTAATATTTTGTTAGTCGGGCCTACAGGTAGTGGTAAAACTTTGTTAGCAGAAACATTAGCTAGATTTCTTGAGGTACCATTTGCTATATCTGATGCCACTACACTGACTGAAGCTGGGTATGTTGGTGAAGATGTAGAAAATGTAATTCAAAAATTATTACATAGATGTGATTACAATATAAACAAAGCTCAGCGGGGTATTATTTATATTGATGAAATAGATAAAATTGCTAAAAAATCGGAAAATATTTCTATAACTAGAGATG
It encodes the following:
- the thiI gene encoding tRNA uracil 4-sulfurtransferase ThiI; the protein is MKIIIKFSPEIIIKSRSVRVFFINVLVKNIKKVLKQYNTLALLRVHWDNIEIQSECGSYLEISKILVNVPGIHSVLWVHDSIINSLEDIYNQVIRTKYYTQLLGKTFCVRVKRRGNHIVTSQDVERYIGSRLHESINDTSVNLVNPEVTIYLNIRDSFLFIVLERFKGLGGFPVGTQQESLSLISGGFDSTVASYMLIRRGCKVHYCFFNLIGNITHTIEVYKIISYLWNKFSGSHKVKLISVDFSIVVKELFMKIKNNYIGIILKRMMIRAASTLASHYKIKSLVTGESLGQVSSQTLDNLILINNVVSSSDCIVFRPLIVHDKESIIKLARQIGTEELSRTIPEYCGLISKRSCAKAKKKAIELEEGNFNFSILDKAISQAHIINVNNILQYIEDIRAIKIETQTELNSQDIIVDIRSEYEQQRNPINIPLDIKIKKIPFYKLKDQFPKLDQNKIYLLYCDQGIMSRLQAIHLLQQGFHNVKVYRSNLLLVNTKINR
- a CDS encoding MFS transporter, yielding MLHNIQITSTELRLTCILSMIFALRMSGIFMVLPILPIYAISLNGSYEYLVGISIGIYGIMQIIFQLPFGLMSDQIGRKPMIIIGLIIAAVGSEIAAITNEIWGLIIGRALQGIGAIGSVIITLLLESIQEHNRTQAMAILGISFGITFTGSIIIGPCIANTIGLHGLFQIITLITGFTIILAFCLIPKKDSSSNNLDHNINLRDILNNIKIILTNSELLKLNFHIFSLHTVLILNFVIWPKIMTALGCIPNTYHRTYAIIILISILILLPYLFYMHTRINKSKILTISIHILALSEFIMLIAIKSLWLLLVGILLFFIAFNLIESILPDLISKKSPSKYQGTSISIYSIGQFLGVGLGGVTGGLLLEVYGIQSILFTTFIITLLNIIIHYKL
- the cyoE gene encoding heme o synthase codes for the protein MIQYYFSLIKPGIVIGNIMSSIGGFLMASQEQHINYMILINMIIGLALVIASSCVLNNIIDRDIDAIMMRTNTRILAQQKKILSIKNSIFYALILNISGFLLLYNIKNFYTIFLSAIGFIIYVVLYSLYMKRKSSYGMIAGSLSGAMPPVIGYCTVTNTFDCGALILLMIFSFWQIPHSYSITIFRHIDYKNALIPTFFIKKGMHITRIHILTGILGFCLSTILLTVKGYTSYIFLCIISIFNLFWLYTGWYKYKYINNDSVWAKKMFILSIIIIILLNLMLSLDVKICRSIW
- the cyoD gene encoding cytochrome o ubiquinol oxidase subunit IV, producing MNNNNSNTSYFIGFVLSLILTIIPFYTIQYNIFDKKILLIITISCALIQIYIHLVYFLHLIHISDRKWIITSLIFTIFIVFILVLGSVWIMTHLHHNLMM
- the cyoC gene encoding cytochrome o ubiquinol oxidase subunit III; the encoded protein is MHTINTTLQFDINKRVIFGFWLYIMSDCILFASLFAMHIVLSKHLNITVFDDHNNSIFNLNFIFSETVLLLLSSLACCKSMFYINKTWAQKFMQWICITELLGLCFIILEIYEFFHLIHHGYTPCYNAFFSSFFILIGTHGIHVIVGLIWIIIMIIQLTLNGLTQTNLIRLQCLSLFWHFLDIVWICVFTIVYLIGIL
- the cyoB gene encoding cytochrome o ubiquinol oxidase subunit I, coding for MLGKLTIHSIPYHDPIIMSTIAVVFIFSTLVIGTVTYYKKWTYLWNEWLTSVDHKKIGIMYVMVSCIMFLRGFADAIMMRTQQALSSLGLSEFLSVHHYDQVVTAHGVIMIIFMATPFVIGLMNIIVPLQIGARDVAFPFLNSLSFWLFMVGVILINLSLGIGEFAQTGWAAYPPLSSKEYSPDVGVDYWIWSIQISGIGTTLTGINFFTTILYMRAPGMSMMKIPVFTWTALCTNALIIVAFPILTVTIALLTFDRYLGTHFFTNDLGGNMMMYINLFWAWGHPEVYILALPAFGIFSEIVSTFSQKKIFGYTTLIWATIAITALSFCVWLHHFFTMGAGSNVNAFFGIMTMIIAIPTGVKVFNWLFTMYQGKIIFKTPMLWAIGFIITFSIGGMTGVLLAIPGIDFLLHNSLFLVAHFHNVIIGGVLFGCFAGMSYWFPKAFGYTLHENWGKCAFWLWIIGFYIAFMPLYILGFMGMTRRLSQNIDTIFSPMLITAAIGTFLIGLGILCQCIQIIISVFNRDKYNNYHDNSDPWNGSTLEWATSSPPPFYNFAHIPIINNNRNVFWYIENRKNVTLCKNKTYEPIHMPKNTHDGILIAFFSLLFGFSMIWYIWWLSILSLFGIIGIWIAHTFNNNTEYYVPSNIIKEIEHAHNKHNSSV
- the cyoA gene encoding ubiquinol oxidase subunit II: MNILTNKYIKKCTFFFIYSSIILLNGCDHLVLMHPKGSIGLEERSLIIIAFGMMLIIVIPVIIMTLLFTIKYRATNNTHTKYNPNWIESKKIEYATWIIPIIIIIILSILTWHSTHKLDPKNPIYLDSKIVDPIIVNVIALNWKWLFIYPQHNIAIINELVFPANVPIRFNITSNSVMNSFFIPQLGSQIYAMAGMQTQLNLIANKPGKYKGISSNFSGQGFSGMKFIVIATNNKKEFTQWVQKAQRSIHHLNNMNAYEKLAKPSMFDSITYFSNIQPNLFDSVINKFKH
- the clpP gene encoding ATP-dependent Clp endopeptidase proteolytic subunit ClpP gives rise to the protein MGIIPIVIEQTARGERAYDIFSLLLKERIIFITDTIENHTANSIVAQMMFLESENPTKDIHLYINSPGGLITAGMSIYDTIQFIKPDVSTYCMGQAASMGAFLLAAGAKGKRFCLPNARVMIHQPLGSFQGQATDIAIHTKEILQVKNNINKLIAKHTGKSIDIVIKDMERDCFLSADEAMDYGLVDCVLSKRIP